The following is a genomic window from Verrucosispora sp. WMMD573.
GTGGTCAGGGAATCAGTCAGCTCTGGAACGGAAGCCTCAGCACCAGCGGATCATCCGTCACCGTGCGGAACGTCGACTACAACGGATCGCTGCCTGCCACCGGCACCACCACGTTCGGCTTCTTGGGTTCCGGTTCCCCGTCCACGCCGTCATTGACCTGCACCAGCCCCTGACCAGCAACGACCCAGGGCGGGCGCGCTTCGGGTCGGGGCAGTGAGCGCGACGTACGTCGAGCCTGACGCATGCCCCACCGCGCCGGGCTCGACGTACGTCGTACTATTGACGGTGGGCTTGCTCACAGTGGACCCAGGACGTCGTGCGGGTCCACGGTCAGGGCGAGCGTGTCGAGGACCGCCAGGAGTTGGCGTTCCTCGTAACGGAAGTGGCTCTCCATGATGGCGGCGATGCCTTCGATGTGGCGGTCGAGTTCGGCCGGGGAGGCGGCCCGGTCCACGGCGGCCTGTAGTCCCCCGAGCAGGTGCGCGATCATCGAGTGGTCCTGCTTCAACTGTCGCAGGGTGTCGCGCAGCTCCGGATGGGCGGCGGCGATCGCCGGGAACAGTTCGCGGTCCTCACCCTCGTGGTGCCCGGTCAGCGCGGCACAGAAGCCGTGACAGAACAGCAGCAGGTCACGGGTGGCTGGTCCGGCCGCGTCGCCACTGGCCAGCGCGTTGCGGGTCAGGTTCAGGGCTTCGCGCAGCCGATCGTGCACGCCGCGCAGCTCGTGACTCCAGGCGACGAGCCTGGTCTCGCCGCCGGCAGGCCGAGCCATCCGGTCGGTCACTCCGGGACGCGGCGGTAGGCGCCGTCGCTGGCCGAGGTGGCCATCGAGGCGTACGCGCGCAGCGCCGCCGACACCGGGCGTTGCCGGTCGACCGGGGTGTACGGGCGGTCCCGCTTCTCCTGGGCGACCCGCCGGGCGTCCAGCACGTCGGCCGGCACGTTCAGCTCGATCGAGCGGGCCGGAATGTCGATGACGATCTCGTCACCGGGCTCGACCAGCGCGATCAGCCCGCCGGAGGCGGCCTCGGGGGAGGCGTGCCCGATGGAGAGCCCGGAGGTGCCGCCGGAGAACCGGCCGTCGGTGAGCAGCGCGCAGGCCCGACCCAGGCCCCGTCCCTTGAGGAACGAGGTGGGGTAGAGCATCTCCTGCATGCCAGGGCCGCCCTTCGGCCCCTCGTAGCGGATCACCACCACGTCCCCGGCGACGATCTCCTTCGCCAGGATGGCGGTCACCGCGTCGTCCTGGGACTCGTACACCTTCGCCGGGCCCCGGAATGTCAGGCACTCCTCGGGCACCCCGGCGGTCTTCACCACACAGCCCTCCGGCGCGAGGTTGCCGTACAGGATGGCCAGCCCGCCGTCGGCGGAGTACGCGTGCTCGCGGTCCCGGATGCAGCCGCTGGTCGCGTCGGTGTCCAGCGACGACCAGCGGTTTGTGGTGGAGAACGGCTCGGTGGTGCGCACCCCGCCCGGCGCGGCGTGGAACAACTCGATCGCCTCGGGGCGGGAGGTGCCGCCGCGCACGTCCCAGTCGGCCAGCCAGCCCTCCAGGGTGGGGGAGTGCACCGCGTGCACGTCCCGGCGCAGCAGGCCGGCGCGGTCGAGTTCGCCGAGGATGGCCGGGATTCCGCCGGCGCGGTGCACGTCCTCCATGTGGTACTGCGGCGAGTTCGGGGCGACCTTGGCCAGGCACGGCACCCGGCGGGAGATGGCGTCGATGTCCGCCACGGAGAAGTCCAGCTCGGCCTCGCGGGCGGCGGCCAGCAGGTGCAGGATCGTGTTCGTCGACCCACCCATCGCCACGTCCAGCGCGACGGCGTTCTCGAACGCGGCCCGGGAGGCCACCTCGCGGGGCAGCACCGAGGCGTCGTCGCCGTCGTACCACCGCTTGGCGATCTCCACGGCGGTGCGGCCGGCCTCGACGAAGAGCGACCGGCGGGCGGCATGGGTGGCCAGCGTCGAGCCGTTGCCCGGCAGCGCCAGCCCGATCGCCTCGGTGAGGCAGTTCATCGAGTTCGCGGTGAACATCCCGGAGCAGGAGCCGCAGGTGGGGCAGGCGGACCGTTCGATCTCACCGAGCTGCTCGTCGGTGACGGCCTCGTTCGAGGAGGCGATCATCGCGTCGATCAGGTCGATCTTGCTGTGCACGATCCCCTCGATCGCCACCGTCTTACCGGCCTCCATCGGGCCGCCGGAGACGAACACGGTGGGGATGTTCAGCCGCAGCGCGGCCAGCAGCATGCCCGGGGTGATCTTGTCGCAGTTGGAGATGCAGACCAGGGCGTCCGCGCAGTGCGCGTTGACCATGTACTCGACCGCGTCGGCGATCAACTCCCGACTGGGCAGGGAGTAGAGCATGCCGCCGTGCCCCATGGCGATGCCGTCGTCGACCGCGATGGTGTTGAACTCCCGGCCCACCCCGCCGGCCTCGGCCACCGCGTCGGCGACCAGGCCGCCCATGTCCTTGAGGTGTACGTGGCCCGGCACGAACTGGGTGAAACTGTTCGCGATGGCGACGATCGGCTTGCCAAAATCGTCGTCGGTCATCCCGGTGGCCCGCCAGAGGGCCCGGGCGCCGGCCATCGTCCGACCGTGCGTGGAGGTCTTCGACCGCAGCTCAGGCATGCGTACCAGTCTGACACCGCTCGCGCCGCCCGGACACGGGCATCGCGCCGTGTCCCAACAGATGCACACCCGATCCCCACAGCGGGCATCGATCCGGCAGAGTTGAGGTCGTGCACACACCCCCGGCCATGATCGGCGCTGCGGTGCTGAGCGCGCTGATCGCTCTGACGGCCGGCGTGCTGCTCGCCGCCGCTGTCCGACGCCGGGCCGCGCCGCACCGTCCGGCGTACGCGGTGCTGGCCGTCGGCGGCGCGTTCGCGATGGTGACCACGCTGGTCGGGGCGGTGGTCGCGGTGACCACGAGCGAGCACTGGGCGCACGAACAGCACCAGCGCACCACCTGGGCCACCCTGGTGGCGCTCGGCACCGCCACCGGCGGCCTGCTGTTCTGCTTCGGTCTGCTCCGCCTGCCCGGGGTGACCGGGTCGGTGCCCTCGGCGGCCCGGCTGGCGTTGGACGGCGTGGTCGTGGGCGCCGCGCTGTGGTTCGTCGGCTGGGTGCTGTTCTCCGAGCCGACCCGGCTGCTCGGCGACGCGACGCCGACGGCCTGCCCGTCGATTCTGCTCGCCTCGGTCAGCGCGGCGCTGAGCGCCGGCCTCTCCGCGATCATGGTGCTCCGGGCAACCGCGCCCCGCCGCTGCCTCACCGTGCTGGGCACCGGAATCACCGCCGCGTCGGTGGGCGGGTTGGGTGTCGCGGCCGGGCTCTGCCAGGCCGGGCCGGGGCTGGCGCTGGCCGGTGCGGCGGTGCTCGCCGTCGGGCTGCTGATCGCCGCGGTGGCGGCCTACCGCATCGACCCGCCGGGCCATCTCGCCATCGACGTGATCCGCCACGACGGCGAGTACGCCTTCGTGCCGATGGGCGCCATGGCCGCCTCGGCGATGTACCACCTCCTACAGGACGGTCGGTTCGACGGGTTGGCCATCGTGGCCGGCAGCGTCGAGGGCTTCGCCCTGGTCGCCCGGCAGTACCTCACCCTGCACGACGTGCGGGCCTACGCCCGCCGGCTGGCCGACCGAGAGGCGCACTTCCGGCAGCTCGCGCACACCGACGCGCTCACCGGCCTGGCCAACCGTCGCGGCCTGCTGCGGGCCCTGCACCGCTGCGCCGAGGAGCGGGTGCCGTGCGTGCTGCTCGGGCTGGACCTGGACGGTTTCAAGAACGTCAACGACATGCGGGGCCACGACGTCGGCGACGCCGTGCTGGCCGAGGTGGGCCGCCGGCTGCGTGGCAATCTGCGCCCCGGTGATCTCGCGGCCCGGCTCGGTGGCGACGAGTTCGCGGTGCTCATGCACGGTGGTCCGGCCGGTGCGGGGGTGGTTGCGGAGCGGCTGTTGCGGGTGCTCGGTGGCGCCTACGAGCAGCCCGAGGCGCCCGTCTTCCTCTCGGTCAGCATCGGCCTGGCCGGTTGGGCCGAGGAGCCCGACGTCGAGCTGCTGCTGCGGCACGCGGATCTGGCGCTGCGCTACGCCAAGCAACGCGGCAAGAACCGGATCGAGCGCTACGACGGCGCGTACGACCGGGTGCTGCGCCGGCGCACCACGCTGGAGCACGAGCTGCGCGGTGCGATCGAGCGCGACGAGCTGCGGCTGGTGTTCCAGCCGGTGGCGTCGCTGCCGTCGGTGCGCCCGGTGGGCGCGGAGGCGCTGCTGCGGTGGCGTCATCCCGAGTTGGGCAACGTCCGGCCGGACGAGTTCATCCCCCTCGCCGAGGAGAGCGGGATGATTGCGAAGCTTGGCGCCTGGGTGCTGCACCAGGCCTGCTATCAGTTGTCCCGCTGGTTGGCCGAGGGCCACGACGTCTGGGTGTCGGTTAACGTCTCCCCGCGTGAGCTGCACGCCCCCGAGTACGTGGTGCAGGTCGCCGAGGCGCTGCGCGCCCACCACGTGCCGCCGCAGCGGTTGGTGTTGGAGATCACCGAGCATGCGGTCGCCACCGACCTCGACGAGCTGATCCGGCGGCTGACCGCGCTGCGGCTGACCGGTGTGCGGATCGCCCTGGACGACTTCGGCGCCGGCTACTCCTCGCTCAACCAGCTCCGCCGGCTGCCGATCGACATTCTCAAGATCGACCACGGGCTGGTGGCCGAGCACGAGCCGGTCCAGCCGGAAGGGCGCGACGGCCCGGCCTTCGCCCCGATGGTCGACATCGTGATGCGGTTGGGCCACCAGTTCGGCCTCGAGGTGATCGCCGAGGGGGTTACCACGCCCACCGAGATGGCCGCTGTGGTGGCCGCCGGCTGCCGGTTCGGCCAGGGCGCCCTGTTCGGCTGGGGCGTACCGGCCGAGCATCTGGAGGCGATGCTGGACGCGGCCACGTCGCCGGGTGCCCGTCCGGCCCGTCCGGCCGCGGGCGACCCGCTTCCGCGACCCGTCGGGCCGCCCGCCCAACGCCGGGTCGAAAGCGTCTCCGGGCAGGTCATGCCCGGTCCGATCGGCGCGCCGGGCGGCGACTCGCCGACGTCCGTGAACCAAAATGTGGGATCAGTTGACTCATCGCATGAGATGCGTCAGTCTTGACCCCATGTTGTCGTACCGGTCGCTGCGAGTACTTACCTGAGCGCACTCTCCCTGACTGAGAGTGCGCTGGCCCCCGTGCATCTGGCACGTGGGCCTTTTTCTTGCCGTCGAACCAATCGAACGCCGGCCCCCGCCCGCGTTCCACAGTATGAGCAGCCCACCCAATCCAGCCGAAGGCCAACCGCCATGACGAGACCCACGCCCGAGACGCTCGCCCACTCCGCCCGGCGCGCTCGCACCGCCACCGAGGCGCCGGGTGACGCCGACCACACCCGCGCCGCCTCGCCGGCCATTCCGGTGGCGCGTCCCGCCCCGGCCCAGGTGTCCGGTGCCGGTTCACTTGTGCGCTCCCTGGAGGCACTCGGCGTAGACGTCGTCTTCGGCATCCCGGGTGGCGCGATCCTGCCGGCGTACGACCCGCTCTACGACTCGACCGTGCGGCACATCCTGGTCCGGCACGAGCAGGGCGCGGGTCACGCCGCCACCGGTTACGCCCAGGCCACCGGCC
Proteins encoded in this region:
- a CDS encoding hemerythrin domain-containing protein → MARPAGGETRLVAWSHELRGVHDRLREALNLTRNALASGDAAGPATRDLLLFCHGFCAALTGHHEGEDRELFPAIAAAHPELRDTLRQLKQDHSMIAHLLGGLQAAVDRAASPAELDRHIEGIAAIMESHFRYEERQLLAVLDTLALTVDPHDVLGPL
- the ilvD gene encoding dihydroxy-acid dehydratase, whose product is MPELRSKTSTHGRTMAGARALWRATGMTDDDFGKPIVAIANSFTQFVPGHVHLKDMGGLVADAVAEAGGVGREFNTIAVDDGIAMGHGGMLYSLPSRELIADAVEYMVNAHCADALVCISNCDKITPGMLLAALRLNIPTVFVSGGPMEAGKTVAIEGIVHSKIDLIDAMIASSNEAVTDEQLGEIERSACPTCGSCSGMFTANSMNCLTEAIGLALPGNGSTLATHAARRSLFVEAGRTAVEIAKRWYDGDDASVLPREVASRAAFENAVALDVAMGGSTNTILHLLAAAREAELDFSVADIDAISRRVPCLAKVAPNSPQYHMEDVHRAGGIPAILGELDRAGLLRRDVHAVHSPTLEGWLADWDVRGGTSRPEAIELFHAAPGGVRTTEPFSTTNRWSSLDTDATSGCIRDREHAYSADGGLAILYGNLAPEGCVVKTAGVPEECLTFRGPAKVYESQDDAVTAILAKEIVAGDVVVIRYEGPKGGPGMQEMLYPTSFLKGRGLGRACALLTDGRFSGGTSGLSIGHASPEAASGGLIALVEPGDEIVIDIPARSIELNVPADVLDARRVAQEKRDRPYTPVDRQRPVSAALRAYASMATSASDGAYRRVPE
- a CDS encoding bifunctional diguanylate cyclase/phosphodiesterase gives rise to the protein MHTPPAMIGAAVLSALIALTAGVLLAAAVRRRAAPHRPAYAVLAVGGAFAMVTTLVGAVVAVTTSEHWAHEQHQRTTWATLVALGTATGGLLFCFGLLRLPGVTGSVPSAARLALDGVVVGAALWFVGWVLFSEPTRLLGDATPTACPSILLASVSAALSAGLSAIMVLRATAPRRCLTVLGTGITAASVGGLGVAAGLCQAGPGLALAGAAVLAVGLLIAAVAAYRIDPPGHLAIDVIRHDGEYAFVPMGAMAASAMYHLLQDGRFDGLAIVAGSVEGFALVARQYLTLHDVRAYARRLADREAHFRQLAHTDALTGLANRRGLLRALHRCAEERVPCVLLGLDLDGFKNVNDMRGHDVGDAVLAEVGRRLRGNLRPGDLAARLGGDEFAVLMHGGPAGAGVVAERLLRVLGGAYEQPEAPVFLSVSIGLAGWAEEPDVELLLRHADLALRYAKQRGKNRIERYDGAYDRVLRRRTTLEHELRGAIERDELRLVFQPVASLPSVRPVGAEALLRWRHPELGNVRPDEFIPLAEESGMIAKLGAWVLHQACYQLSRWLAEGHDVWVSVNVSPRELHAPEYVVQVAEALRAHHVPPQRLVLEITEHAVATDLDELIRRLTALRLTGVRIALDDFGAGYSSLNQLRRLPIDILKIDHGLVAEHEPVQPEGRDGPAFAPMVDIVMRLGHQFGLEVIAEGVTTPTEMAAVVAAGCRFGQGALFGWGVPAEHLEAMLDAATSPGARPARPAAGDPLPRPVGPPAQRRVESVSGQVMPGPIGAPGGDSPTSVNQNVGSVDSSHEMRQS